In Bacteroides cellulosilyticus, the genomic stretch GAATGTCATGTGAAGGATAGACATACATCTTGCCTTCAAAAACTTTGGCGGTAGGATCGGCAGTGAACAGATCCGTAATAATGGGGTTCTGAGCTTTTAATGTACCTATTATTACCAGAAATGCGGATAATAAAAATAGTCTTTTGTTTTTCATAAGTTAATTGTTTTTTATGTGCACGGGTTTTCTATTTCTTCATCCGGACACAAAGATAATGCAAATCGAATGTAGAACTTTCATGCTTGCATGAAAAAAATATTTTTATAGTAAAGTGACTTTGACGGATTGCAGGTCCCGGGCTGCGGAACTTGTTCCATAGAATAACTCGTACTCGCCCGGTGCCACACGCATGGTGTTTGTAGAAGGATCAAAACATTCGAATGATTCGGATGGCAACTCTATCTTGACATCCTGTTTGGCTCCTGCTGCGAGTTCTACACGTGCATAGGCTTTCAGGGACTTTAATGGTCCGTCAGCATCATCTGTTTTGCGTATGTAAACCTGTACGACTTCAGTTCCGGACCGTTTGCCTGTGTTGGAGACTGGTACAGTCAAGGTCAGCGACTCATCTGTACGGAGTTGGGTTTTGTTGCAACTGGCTGTACCTACGGCGAAATCCGTGTAACTTAATCCGAATCCAAATGGGAACAGAGGGTCGGACATATACCGGTATGTACGTCCTTTCATGGAGTAATCCTCATAGTCGGGAAGTTGTTTCGTACTTTTGTAGAAAGTGACGGGCAGCTTGCCGGAGGGGTTATAATCACCGAACAGCACGTCGGCTACAGCATATCCACCCAGTTCTCCTCCATACCATGCCTGGAGAATGGCGTCGCAACTTTCCGTTTCGGGCAGTAATGCCATAGACGATCCGGAACAATTGACAAATACTACTTGTTTTCCGGCATCTTTCAGGGCTTTCAGGAAGTTCCGCTGTACAGCAGGTAATTCTATATCCGTACGGTCGCCTCCTTTGAAGCCGGGAATATTCACAGGCATCTCTTCCCCTTCCAGTTGTGGCGAAATGCCGCCTACGAAGACCACTACATCTACGCCTTTAAGTTTCGAAATGCTTTCACTGTAATTGATCGGGAATTCTTTGCCGAGGTTGAACTTCAGGTTTGCAGCCCAGTTTTCTACTTGTGCATAGAGTATTTCTATCTTATATTCTTTCCCTTTCTCCACTTGTAGCATGGTGCGGGTATCGGTGGTTCTCCAGGTGCGCCGTTTAGTCATTGACTTGCCGTTTACCAATAATTCAAAGTAACTGCAACCTTCGAGATTGAGGAGAATTTCGCCTGATTCCTTCGGAGTTAATACGGTTTCGTATTTGGCTGAGAACTTTTCAAGGTTCACTCCCGGGCCGAAAGTATGTAATCCGTATGTAGTCACGTTGATAGGCTGGGTGGTACGGAGCGAAGAGACAGGCTCTCCCTGGCGTTTCGGATTGTTCCAGAATGTAGCTTTTATGCCGGGTTTTCCATCTATGCTGCATTGGTCAAGATAGGACTCCAATGTTTGGTCATTCACCAGATCACAGCCTTTCATGTAGACGATCTGATTCTTTTTCAGCTTACTTTTGAAGCCGTCCAGGATGGTAATGGTCTGATTCGGAGTTCCGTTGTAGTTGCCCCACAGCATAGGTTTGTCATCGGCATTAGGACCGATAACCGCAATCTTGCGGATGGATTTACTTAAAGGCAATACATTGTTCTTGTTCTGTAAGAGTGTCATTGTCTGGCGTGACATATTCAGTGACAAATCTTTGTGAGCCTTACAGTTGACTACCGACATCGGTATTTTTGTCCAGTTCACTAATGACGGGTCATCCATTTCTCCGAGTTCAAAGCGTCCTTCCATCAGGCGGAGCACATGTTTGTCCACTTCTTCTTCCGTTATCAATCCTCTGGATACGGCTTCCGGCAGTTTCTGATAGGCATATCCGTATCCACATTCCACATCTGTACCTGCCATGGTTCCTTTAACGGCTGCATGCACGGCATCGGAGGAACTTTTGTGGGAAGTCCAGAAGTCGGCGATGGCTCCACAATCGGAGACTACGAGATATTTGAATCCCCATTCATCACGGAGTATTTGTTGAAGCAGACGGGTGTTTCCACAACAAGGATCATCGTCCAGACGCTGGTAGGCACACATCACTTCGCGTACATCGGCTTTCTGTACCAATGCCTTGAACGCAGGCAGGTAGGTTTCCCACAGGTCGCGGGGACTGACGTTGTTCAGATTGGCTGTATGACGGCTCCATTCCGGACCACTGTGTACGGCGTAATGCTTGGCGCATGCAAGTAGTTTGCGGTACTTCTCATTTTCAGGTCCCTGCAATCCTTTTACTACTGCAATGCCCATTTGAGAAGTCAGGTAAGGATCTTCCCCGTAGGTTTCCTGACCACGTCCCCAGCGGGGATCACGGAAGATGTTTACATTGGGAGTCCAGACGGAGAGACTGTGGAAACGGACGTCTTCCAATCCATTGCGTACGCGCTCGTTGTGTTTGGCACGCATTTCATCGGAGACTGCATTGAAGATTTCGAATACCAGTTTGTCATTGAATGAAGCGGCCATTCCTACAGGTTCGGGGAAGACGGTTACATTTCCTTGATTGGCTACCCCGTGAAGGGCTTCACTCCACCAATTGAATTTCTTTATTCCCAGGCGTGGAATGGCTTCCGAATCATCACACATCAAGAGAGCTTTCTCTTCTAAAGTCAAGCGTTTCACTAAATCCTTCGCTCTTTCTGCCGGACTTAGTTCAGGATTCTGATACGGCAATGTTTGTCCCCACCCCGATAGGGAGAATAACAAACCACAGGTTACTAATACCTTTTTCATAATGATGTTATTTTCATGGTATAAAATTATGTTTTTATCTAAGGATGATATTTCTCCAGTATTTTAAT encodes the following:
- the xyl3A gene encoding xylan 1,4-beta-xylosidase, which translates into the protein MKKVLVTCGLLFSLSGWGQTLPYQNPELSPAERAKDLVKRLTLEEKALLMCDDSEAIPRLGIKKFNWWSEALHGVANQGNVTVFPEPVGMAASFNDKLVFEIFNAVSDEMRAKHNERVRNGLEDVRFHSLSVWTPNVNIFRDPRWGRGQETYGEDPYLTSQMGIAVVKGLQGPENEKYRKLLACAKHYAVHSGPEWSRHTANLNNVSPRDLWETYLPAFKALVQKADVREVMCAYQRLDDDPCCGNTRLLQQILRDEWGFKYLVVSDCGAIADFWTSHKSSSDAVHAAVKGTMAGTDVECGYGYAYQKLPEAVSRGLITEEEVDKHVLRLMEGRFELGEMDDPSLVNWTKIPMSVVNCKAHKDLSLNMSRQTMTLLQNKNNVLPLSKSIRKIAVIGPNADDKPMLWGNYNGTPNQTITILDGFKSKLKKNQIVYMKGCDLVNDQTLESYLDQCSIDGKPGIKATFWNNPKRQGEPVSSLRTTQPINVTTYGLHTFGPGVNLEKFSAKYETVLTPKESGEILLNLEGCSYFELLVNGKSMTKRRTWRTTDTRTMLQVEKGKEYKIEILYAQVENWAANLKFNLGKEFPINYSESISKLKGVDVVVFVGGISPQLEGEEMPVNIPGFKGGDRTDIELPAVQRNFLKALKDAGKQVVFVNCSGSSMALLPETESCDAILQAWYGGELGGYAVADVLFGDYNPSGKLPVTFYKSTKQLPDYEDYSMKGRTYRYMSDPLFPFGFGLSYTDFAVGTASCNKTQLRTDESLTLTVPVSNTGKRSGTEVVQVYIRKTDDADGPLKSLKAYARVELAAGAKQDVKIELPSESFECFDPSTNTMRVAPGEYELFYGTSSAARDLQSVKVTLL